The Mercenaria mercenaria strain notata chromosome 8, MADL_Memer_1, whole genome shotgun sequence genome has a segment encoding these proteins:
- the LOC123531938 gene encoding zinc finger protein 154-like, protein MMDSTYSCNKEQLCQTCGKEFKSRSSLNDHVRRHEERAPYMCCGKNFYSTANMTRHRCSAHKEKKEHQCSVCGAVFSTNSDVRRHSNVHSIENRSIPVWNVDLKPGASNGTPTTLLHTRAKRITSVRVEKYIDSALACIGIRKLVTSSE, encoded by the exons ATGATGGACTCCACGTACAGCTG CAATAAAGAACAGCTTTGCCAGACATGTGGGAAAGAGTTCAAAAGCCGATCCAGCCTTAATGATCATGTCAGAAGGCACGAGGAAAGGGCTCCTTACATGTGCTGTGGGAAAAATTTTTACAGCACAGCCAATATGACGCGCCATAG GTGTAGTGCTCACAAAGAGAAGAAGGAACACCAGTGTTCTGTCTGTGGGGCAGTATTTTCAACAAACTCCGATGTAAGAAGACACTCAAACGTTCATAGCATAGAAAACCGGAGTATACCTGTCTGGAATGTGGATTTGAAACCAGGAGCCAGCAACGGTACACCGACCACATTGCTACACACACGGGCGAAAAGAATCACAAGTGTTCGTGTGGAAAAGTATATAGATTCCGCACTAGCCTGTATAGGCATAAGAAAACTTGTAACGTCAAGTGAATAA